A genomic stretch from Rhabdothermincola salaria includes:
- a CDS encoding glucosyl-3-phosphoglycerate synthase yields MSPVTAPRLRTHDAAEFRVEDLLAAKGDTTVSVCIPARNEETTVGAIVATIHRELVDDLGLVDEIVVVDDHSSDRTASEATGAGARVVAAEEVLADHGRGHGKGEALWKSLFASTGDVVVWCDADVQDFSPRFVTGLLGPLLTDPELAFVKGFYERPVDGQVRGGGRVTELVARPVLTLLFPDLAGVVQPLSGEYGGRREVLEQLPFVEGYGVDIALLIDIAERFGVHRLAQVDLGQRVHRNRPLHELSPMAAQVLQAALRRAAPGLAPDRALLTPPELEAVEISYRERPPLASVPAYGRRTGASPTG; encoded by the coding sequence ATGTCCCCCGTGACCGCCCCCCGGCTCCGCACCCACGACGCCGCCGAGTTCCGCGTCGAGGACCTCCTGGCCGCCAAGGGCGACACGACCGTCTCGGTGTGCATCCCGGCTCGCAACGAGGAGACCACCGTCGGCGCCATCGTGGCCACCATCCATCGCGAGCTGGTCGACGACCTCGGCCTGGTCGACGAGATCGTCGTCGTCGACGACCACTCGAGCGATCGCACCGCCTCCGAGGCCACGGGCGCCGGCGCCCGGGTGGTGGCCGCCGAGGAGGTGCTCGCCGACCACGGTCGGGGCCACGGCAAGGGCGAGGCGCTCTGGAAGTCGCTGTTCGCCTCCACCGGCGACGTGGTGGTGTGGTGCGACGCCGACGTGCAGGACTTCAGCCCCCGGTTCGTGACCGGCCTGCTCGGCCCGCTGCTCACCGATCCCGAACTGGCCTTCGTGAAGGGCTTCTACGAGCGCCCCGTCGACGGGCAGGTGCGCGGCGGAGGCCGCGTCACCGAGCTGGTGGCCCGACCGGTGCTCACCTTGTTGTTCCCGGACCTCGCGGGCGTCGTGCAGCCCCTCTCGGGGGAGTACGGAGGTCGCCGAGAGGTCCTCGAGCAGCTGCCCTTCGTCGAGGGCTACGGCGTGGACATCGCGCTGCTCATCGACATCGCCGAGCGCTTCGGGGTGCACCGGCTGGCGCAGGTCGACCTCGGCCAGCGCGTCCACCGCAACCGACCACTGCACGAGCTGTCGCCGATGGCCGCCCAGGTGCTGCAGGCGGCGCTCCGGCGCGCCGCCCCCGGCCTGGCCCCCGACCGGGCCCTGCTCACGCCGCCCGAGCTCGAGGCCGTGGAGATCTCCTACCGGGAGCGTCCGCCGCTGGCGTCGGTGCCGGCGTACGGGCGGCGAACCGGCGCGAGCCCGACGGGCTGA
- a CDS encoding LLM class flavin-dependent oxidoreductase, which yields MQFNLFLPQMRMSFDQLVERARAAEAAGFVGITGMDHLAPPMADDQPMYEAMVTTTWLAAHTERLAVGSLVLCDAFRHPAVLARQAVSIDHASGGRFELGIGWGSVPTELETFGVGSSRPRERVERLRETLEVVRALWAGESVTYDGEFHHLDAAVQQPTPQGRIPIVIGGAGPKTLALVREHADWWNLHVGLLDKVHELRDQVGDARVSIQQMVAYVPDEASREEVTEAARRRFGRSSPVIGTGPELVEHFGRLADDGIERVYPWFCDFAPARTLAAFGDEVIAQLGD from the coding sequence TTGCAGTTCAACCTGTTCCTGCCCCAGATGCGCATGTCCTTCGACCAGCTGGTCGAGCGGGCCCGGGCGGCCGAGGCCGCCGGCTTCGTCGGCATCACCGGCATGGACCACCTCGCCCCTCCGATGGCCGACGACCAGCCGATGTACGAGGCCATGGTCACCACGACCTGGCTGGCCGCCCACACCGAACGGTTGGCGGTCGGCTCGCTGGTGCTGTGCGACGCCTTCCGACACCCCGCCGTGCTGGCCCGCCAGGCCGTGTCCATCGACCACGCGTCGGGGGGCCGCTTCGAGCTGGGCATCGGCTGGGGTTCGGTGCCCACCGAGCTGGAGACCTTCGGGGTCGGGTCCAGCCGGCCGCGTGAGCGGGTCGAGCGCCTGCGCGAGACGCTCGAGGTGGTGCGGGCCCTGTGGGCCGGTGAGAGCGTCACCTACGACGGTGAGTTCCACCACCTCGACGCGGCCGTGCAACAGCCGACGCCGCAGGGTCGGATCCCGATCGTGATCGGCGGGGCCGGGCCCAAGACGCTGGCGCTGGTCCGAGAGCACGCCGACTGGTGGAACCTCCACGTCGGGCTGTTGGACAAGGTCCACGAGCTGCGCGACCAGGTGGGCGACGCCCGGGTGTCGATCCAGCAGATGGTGGCCTACGTGCCCGACGAGGCCAGCCGCGAGGAGGTCACCGAGGCGGCCCGACGCCGGTTCGGGCGCTCCAGCCCCGTCATCGGGACCGGTCCCGAGCTGGTGGAGCACTTCGGCCGCCTGGCCGACGACGGCATCGAGCGGGTCTACCCGTGGTTCTGCGACTTCGCCCCGGCCCGCACCCTCGCCGCGTTCGGCGACGAGGTCATCGCCCAGCTCGGCGACTGA
- a CDS encoding HpcH/HpaI aldolase/citrate lyase family protein: MSAVDRRWRSLLFVPASRPDLAAKAPRSEPDAVVLDLEDAVPAHAKDEARAGLTAVRAELPSGLSVCVRVNPPGTEWFEADVAALPADLAAVVVPKVETVGQLDRLEHLLGDRPVVAGLETVRGVVDARLLLQGPVVGCYFGAEDYVADLGGVRTPDNAEVAHARASVAMAARLGGVPALDMVTLDFGDAERFVLEARQARALGYSGKLCIHPAQVGLANEAFLPSAEELDWARRLLAAFADAGGATIAFEGLMVDEVVAARARAVLATAGDD, from the coding sequence ATGAGCGCGGTCGACCGGCGCTGGCGCAGCCTGCTGTTCGTGCCCGCGAGCCGACCGGACCTGGCCGCCAAGGCACCCCGCTCGGAGCCCGACGCCGTGGTGCTCGACCTCGAGGACGCCGTCCCCGCCCATGCCAAGGACGAGGCCCGGGCCGGCCTCACCGCCGTGCGGGCCGAGCTGCCGTCGGGGCTCTCCGTGTGCGTGCGGGTCAACCCACCCGGCACCGAGTGGTTCGAGGCCGACGTGGCCGCCCTGCCCGCCGATCTGGCCGCCGTCGTGGTCCCCAAGGTCGAGACCGTGGGGCAGCTGGATCGCCTCGAGCACCTCCTCGGCGACCGCCCGGTGGTCGCGGGCCTGGAGACGGTGCGGGGCGTGGTCGACGCCCGCCTCCTGCTGCAGGGCCCGGTGGTCGGTTGCTACTTCGGCGCCGAGGACTACGTCGCCGACCTCGGCGGGGTGCGCACCCCCGACAACGCCGAGGTGGCCCACGCCCGCGCCTCGGTGGCCATGGCCGCCCGGCTGGGAGGCGTGCCCGCCCTCGACATGGTGACCCTCGACTTCGGCGACGCCGAGCGCTTCGTGCTCGAGGCCCGCCAGGCCCGGGCCCTCGGCTACTCCGGGAAGCTGTGCATCCACCCGGCCCAGGTCGGCCTGGCCAACGAGGCGTTCCTCCCCTCGGCCGAGGAGCTCGACTGGGCCCGACGCCTCCTCGCCGCCTTCGCCGACGCGGGAGGCGCCACCATCGCCTTCGAGGGCCTCATGGTCGACGAGGTCGTCGCGGCCCGGGCCCGAGCCGTCCTCGCCACCGCGGGCGACGACTGA
- a CDS encoding FABP family protein: MAPPLHPSLAPIAFLLGEWEGLGEGRYPTIDDFSYGEHLTFGHAGKPFLSYAQRSWDPATGAPMHVETGYLRVTEAAVGQPGAGVEMVVSQPTGIVEVLVGTVVDDALRLHSTVVALTPTAKEVVEVERELRLQDGVLVGRLAMAAVGRPLTHHLASRLARPPA, from the coding sequence ATGGCCCCGCCCCTGCACCCGTCGCTCGCCCCGATCGCCTTCCTGCTCGGCGAGTGGGAAGGCCTCGGTGAGGGCCGCTACCCGACCATCGACGACTTCTCCTACGGCGAGCACCTCACCTTCGGTCACGCCGGCAAGCCCTTCCTGAGCTACGCCCAACGCTCCTGGGACCCGGCCACCGGCGCACCGATGCACGTGGAGACCGGCTACCTCCGCGTCACCGAGGCGGCCGTCGGCCAGCCGGGTGCGGGGGTGGAGATGGTGGTGAGCCAGCCCACCGGCATCGTCGAGGTCCTGGTGGGCACGGTGGTCGACGACGCCCTGCGCCTGCACTCGACGGTGGTCGCCCTCACCCCCACGGCCAAGGAGGTCGTCGAGGTCGAGCGCGAGCTGCGCCTGCAGGACGGCGTACTGGTCGGCCGCCTGGCCATGGCCGCCGTGGGTCGCCCCCTCACCCACCACCTCGCCTCACGACTCGCCCGGCCCCCGGCCTAG
- a CDS encoding ABC transporter substrate-binding protein has product MGWKRVAAVVAVLGLAVGACGGGRDDEADGGGDDPTTETTAASGESGQGMFGDLASPCGPGDATGATDQGVTDTAIQIGYGDDAGFQNSPGLNRELSDAVSAMIDWCNEQGGINGRSIEGTYYDAKITEVNNVMTEACEREFFLVGQGWSLDASQESVRRACAMPSVPGFAVSPQFANGPLKVEAFPVPADFTVGAPAAQLAELYPEKVDKAAIVYANYSATIDTRDKAISAYPELGWTFIGCDQEYNIQGEADWKPFAQKLKDCGAEMVYFVGSPNPNFRNMLEAADQLDYRPTWLVDTNFYDEAFRDWNTSGFGDDVYMRLSYIPFEEADLNPATAQYLEMIEAAGGRTSLLGMQSTSAFLLWATAAQACGSELTRQCVFEELSGVTEWTGGGLHASGNPAENLPTDCGILVKLEGTTFVRAAPSEEGAYECDPSFASAVDGPVVERANLDADRISQL; this is encoded by the coding sequence ATGGGTTGGAAGCGTGTGGCGGCGGTCGTCGCCGTGCTGGGCCTGGCGGTCGGCGCCTGCGGCGGCGGCCGTGACGACGAGGCCGACGGTGGCGGTGACGACCCGACGACGGAGACCACCGCCGCGTCCGGCGAGTCCGGCCAGGGGATGTTCGGCGACCTCGCCTCCCCGTGCGGGCCCGGGGACGCCACCGGCGCCACGGACCAGGGCGTGACCGACACGGCGATCCAGATCGGCTACGGCGACGACGCCGGGTTCCAGAACTCACCCGGCCTCAACCGGGAGCTCTCCGACGCCGTGTCGGCGATGATCGACTGGTGCAACGAGCAGGGCGGCATCAACGGCCGCTCGATCGAGGGCACCTACTACGACGCCAAGATCACCGAGGTCAACAACGTGATGACCGAGGCCTGCGAGCGGGAGTTCTTCCTGGTGGGCCAGGGGTGGTCGTTGGACGCATCCCAGGAGAGCGTTCGTCGGGCCTGCGCCATGCCGTCGGTGCCCGGCTTCGCGGTGAGCCCCCAGTTCGCCAACGGACCGCTGAAGGTCGAGGCGTTCCCGGTGCCCGCCGACTTCACCGTCGGGGCGCCCGCCGCCCAGCTGGCCGAGCTCTACCCGGAGAAGGTCGACAAGGCCGCCATCGTCTACGCCAACTACTCGGCCACCATCGACACACGCGACAAGGCCATCTCCGCCTATCCCGAGCTGGGGTGGACCTTCATCGGCTGCGACCAGGAGTACAACATCCAGGGTGAGGCCGACTGGAAGCCCTTCGCCCAGAAGCTGAAGGACTGCGGGGCGGAGATGGTGTACTTCGTCGGCAGCCCCAACCCGAACTTCCGCAACATGCTCGAGGCCGCCGACCAGCTCGACTACCGGCCCACGTGGTTGGTGGACACCAACTTCTACGACGAGGCCTTCCGCGACTGGAACACGTCGGGCTTCGGCGACGACGTCTACATGCGCCTCTCCTACATCCCGTTCGAGGAGGCCGACCTCAACCCGGCCACCGCCCAGTACCTGGAGATGATCGAAGCCGCGGGGGGTCGCACCAGCCTCCTCGGCATGCAGTCGACCTCCGCCTTCCTGCTCTGGGCCACCGCGGCCCAGGCCTGCGGATCCGAGCTCACCCGCCAATGTGTCTTCGAGGAGCTGTCCGGTGTCACCGAGTGGACCGGCGGCGGGCTCCACGCCTCGGGCAACCCCGCCGAGAACCTCCCGACCGATTGCGGCATCCTCGTGAAGCTCGAGGGCACCACCTTCGTCCGGGCGGCTCCGTCGGAGGAGGGCGCCTACGAGTGCGACCCGTCGTTCGCCTCGGCGGTGGACGGTCCTGTCGTCGAACGGGCCAACCTCGACGCCGACCGGATCTCCCAGCTCTGA
- a CDS encoding acyl-CoA dehydrogenase family protein has product MDGDDLALFERSLRAAVERRSSAELDHALDDLGWPDALRSDPQAAVSSLFALQGRAHATSDALTGVVADALGIDCDLDTGIVLPAAGRWAAPGRLEGRTLHVHGAALAAFASRSEALVVATAGDDVVAVTVPTASLPRRPVEGIDPWMGLQEIDARGLEATAVPQPVAEGWPAAVARAQLALAHELVGASRRMLELAREHALEREQFGRPIATFQAVRHRLADTLVAIETADALVDAAWLDGTARTAAMAKAVAGREARVASKHCQQVLAGIGFTAEHELHRHVRRVLVLDALFGTSKALTAALGAELAGSRRLPPLLPL; this is encoded by the coding sequence ATGGACGGCGACGACCTCGCCCTGTTCGAACGCAGCCTGCGCGCCGCGGTCGAGCGGCGCTCCAGCGCCGAGCTCGACCACGCGCTCGACGACCTGGGGTGGCCCGACGCGCTGCGCAGCGATCCGCAAGCGGCCGTGTCGTCGCTGTTCGCCCTGCAGGGTCGGGCGCACGCCACCTCCGACGCCCTCACCGGCGTGGTGGCCGACGCGCTGGGGATCGACTGCGACCTCGACACCGGCATCGTGTTGCCGGCGGCGGGCCGATGGGCGGCTCCCGGTCGCCTCGAGGGTCGGACCCTGCACGTGCACGGGGCGGCCCTGGCCGCCTTCGCCTCCAGGAGCGAGGCGCTCGTCGTGGCCACGGCCGGCGACGACGTGGTGGCGGTGACCGTGCCCACGGCGTCGCTGCCGCGGCGACCGGTGGAGGGGATCGACCCCTGGATGGGCCTTCAGGAGATCGACGCCCGGGGCCTCGAGGCCACCGCCGTGCCGCAGCCGGTCGCCGAGGGGTGGCCGGCTGCGGTCGCCCGGGCCCAGCTGGCCCTGGCCCACGAGCTGGTCGGCGCGAGCCGTCGCATGCTCGAGCTGGCCCGAGAGCACGCCCTCGAGCGCGAGCAGTTCGGTCGGCCCATCGCCACCTTCCAGGCGGTGCGCCACCGCCTGGCCGACACCCTCGTGGCCATCGAGACCGCCGACGCCCTCGTCGACGCGGCCTGGCTCGACGGCACCGCCCGGACCGCGGCCATGGCCAAGGCGGTCGCCGGACGGGAGGCCAGGGTGGCGTCCAAGCACTGCCAGCAGGTGCTCGCCGGCATCGGCTTCACCGCCGAGCACGAGCTGCACCGCCACGTGCGGCGGGTGCTGGTGCTCGATGCGCTCTTCGGCACGTCCAAGGCCCTGACCGCGGCTCTGGGCGCGGAGCTGGCCGGCAGCCGCCGCCTCCCGCCCCTGCTCCCCCTCTGA
- the groL gene encoding chaperonin GroEL (60 kDa chaperone family; promotes refolding of misfolded polypeptides especially under stressful conditions; forms two stacked rings of heptamers to form a barrel-shaped 14mer; ends can be capped by GroES; misfolded proteins enter the barrel where they are refolded when GroES binds), which produces MPKIIEFDEQARRALERGMNQLADAVRVTLGPKGRNVVLDKKWGAPTITNDGVSIAKEIELEDPFERIGAELVKEVAKKTDDVAGDGTTTATVLAWSMVREGLRNVAAGANPMSVKKGIEAGVAAAVEGIRAVSAEVDDKSQIAQVAGISAADAEIGTMIAEAIDKVGKDGVITVEESQTFGMGMDLVEGMRFDKGYISPYFVTDTERMEAVLENPYILLVGSKITAVRDLVPVLEKVMQSGKPLVIIAEDIEGEALATIVVNKIRGTFNSVAIKAPGFGDRRKAMLQDMAILTGGQVITEEVGLKIENATLDLLGQARKVVVTKDETTIVEGSGDDADLQGRIAQIKAEIDNTDSDYDREKLQERLAKLSGGVAVLKVGAATEVELKEKKHRIEDAVSTTKAAIEEGVVAGGGVTLLRAQAKVLDMLKDLHPDEAIGARIVAHALEEPIKQIATNAGLEGGVVVERVRNLDTPSEGLNAATGEYEDLVKAGIIDAAKVTRSALQNAGSIAALFLTTEAVIADGPEEGGGGMPGGMEDF; this is translated from the coding sequence ATGCCGAAGATCATCGAATTCGACGAGCAGGCCAGAAGGGCGCTCGAGCGAGGCATGAACCAGCTCGCCGACGCCGTGCGCGTCACGCTCGGCCCCAAGGGCCGCAACGTGGTCCTCGACAAGAAGTGGGGCGCTCCCACCATCACCAACGACGGCGTGTCCATCGCCAAGGAGATCGAGCTCGAGGATCCCTTCGAGCGGATCGGCGCCGAGCTGGTGAAGGAGGTGGCCAAGAAGACCGACGACGTCGCCGGTGACGGCACCACCACCGCCACCGTCCTGGCCTGGTCCATGGTCCGCGAGGGCCTGCGCAACGTGGCCGCCGGCGCCAACCCGATGTCGGTCAAGAAGGGCATCGAAGCCGGTGTCGCCGCCGCCGTCGAGGGCATCCGCGCCGTGTCGGCCGAGGTCGACGACAAGAGCCAGATCGCCCAGGTCGCCGGCATCTCCGCCGCCGACGCCGAGATCGGCACCATGATCGCCGAGGCCATCGACAAGGTGGGCAAGGACGGCGTCATCACCGTCGAGGAGTCCCAGACCTTCGGCATGGGCATGGACCTCGTCGAGGGCATGCGCTTCGACAAGGGCTACATCTCGCCGTACTTCGTCACCGACACCGAGCGGATGGAAGCGGTCCTCGAGAACCCCTACATCCTCCTCGTGGGCTCCAAGATCACCGCCGTGCGCGATCTCGTGCCCGTCCTCGAGAAGGTCATGCAGTCGGGCAAGCCGCTCGTCATCATCGCCGAGGACATCGAGGGCGAGGCCCTGGCCACCATCGTGGTCAACAAGATCCGCGGCACCTTCAACTCGGTGGCCATCAAGGCCCCCGGCTTCGGTGACCGCCGCAAGGCGATGCTGCAGGACATGGCCATCCTCACCGGCGGCCAGGTCATCACCGAAGAGGTCGGTCTCAAGATCGAGAACGCCACCCTCGACCTGCTCGGCCAGGCCCGCAAGGTCGTGGTCACCAAGGACGAGACCACCATCGTCGAGGGCTCGGGCGACGACGCCGACCTGCAGGGTCGCATCGCCCAGATCAAGGCCGAGATCGACAACACCGACTCCGACTACGACCGCGAGAAGCTCCAGGAGCGCCTGGCCAAGCTCTCCGGCGGTGTCGCGGTGCTCAAGGTCGGCGCTGCCACCGAGGTGGAGCTCAAGGAGAAGAAGCACCGCATCGAGGACGCGGTGAGCACCACCAAGGCCGCCATCGAGGAAGGTGTCGTCGCCGGTGGTGGCGTCACCCTGCTCCGGGCCCAGGCCAAGGTGCTCGACATGCTCAAGGACCTCCACCCCGATGAGGCCATCGGTGCCCGCATCGTGGCCCACGCCCTGGAGGAGCCCATCAAGCAGATCGCCACCAACGCCGGCCTCGAGGGCGGCGTCGTGGTCGAGCGGGTGCGCAACCTCGACACCCCGAGCGAGGGCCTCAACGCCGCCACCGGCGAGTACGAGGACCTGGTCAAGGCCGGCATCATCGATGCCGCCAAGGTCACCCGCTCGGCGCTGCAGAACGCCGGCTCCATCGCGGCGCTGTTCCTCACCACCGAGGCCGTCATCGCCGACGGTCCCGAAGAGGGTGGCGGCGGGATGCCCGGAGGCATGGAGGACTTCTAG
- a CDS encoding acyl-CoA dehydrogenase family protein, with translation MDLDEYRAGLDAWLEHHAEALAPAHEGKGTLDEQLAQIEKVKRLAFDAGWMRHGWPERVGGLGGSTLLRAYLQEAVTARDLVEPGLFSMQEVLAPTMIDFASPELGAIMVPRLLRGDETWCQGFSEPGTGSNLASLACRAVRDGDTWRVTGQKVWTSLAQYAERCVLLTRTGTVESAHRGITGLFVDMDSPGITVRPIEAVHGSEEFSEVFFDDVVVPAERMLGAEGQGWSVAMDLLPYERSTALWQRAAFLHRRLQQLLELAPADSLDPVRLGEVTQTLYAFRARSRATQHRMADGGTLGPETSIDKVLLATTEQAVFDLFADALAAELTTGDDPASSQWRAEFLYSRAASIYGGSSEIQRNIIARRLLDLGSDR, from the coding sequence ATGGACCTCGACGAGTACCGAGCGGGTCTCGACGCCTGGCTCGAGCACCACGCCGAGGCGTTGGCCCCCGCCCACGAGGGCAAGGGCACGCTGGACGAGCAGCTGGCCCAGATCGAGAAGGTGAAGCGGCTCGCCTTCGACGCGGGGTGGATGCGCCACGGGTGGCCCGAGCGGGTCGGGGGCCTGGGTGGATCCACCCTCCTGCGGGCTTACCTCCAGGAGGCCGTGACGGCCCGCGACCTGGTCGAGCCCGGCCTCTTCTCGATGCAGGAGGTGCTCGCCCCCACCATGATCGACTTCGCCTCGCCCGAGCTCGGGGCCATCATGGTCCCCCGCCTGCTGCGGGGCGACGAGACGTGGTGCCAGGGCTTCTCGGAACCGGGCACCGGATCCAACCTCGCCTCGCTGGCGTGCCGGGCCGTCCGCGACGGCGACACCTGGCGGGTGACCGGCCAGAAGGTCTGGACGAGCTTGGCCCAGTACGCCGAGCGGTGCGTCCTGCTCACCCGCACCGGAACCGTGGAGTCGGCCCACCGGGGCATCACCGGGCTCTTCGTCGACATGGACTCGCCGGGGATCACCGTGCGCCCCATCGAAGCCGTGCACGGCTCCGAGGAGTTCTCCGAGGTCTTCTTCGACGACGTGGTCGTGCCCGCCGAGCGCATGCTGGGCGCCGAAGGGCAGGGCTGGAGCGTGGCCATGGACCTGCTCCCCTACGAGCGCAGCACCGCCCTGTGGCAGCGCGCCGCCTTCCTGCACCGCCGTCTCCAGCAACTGCTCGAGCTGGCCCCGGCCGACAGCCTCGACCCGGTGCGGCTGGGCGAGGTCACCCAGACCCTCTACGCCTTCCGTGCCCGTTCTCGCGCCACCCAGCACCGCATGGCCGACGGGGGCACCCTCGGGCCGGAGACCTCGATCGACAAGGTGCTGTTGGCCACCACCGAGCAGGCCGTGTTCGACCTCTTCGCCGACGCCCTCGCCGCCGAGCTCACCACCGGCGACGACCCGGCCAGCAGCCAATGGCGGGCCGAGTTCCTCTACTCGCGGGCCGCCTCGATCTACGGCGGGAGTTCGGAGATCCAGCGCAACATCATCGCTCGCCGCCTCCTCGACCTCGGGAGCGACCGCTGA
- a CDS encoding MaoC family dehydratase gives MATERPAMGRWFEDLTPGMVIDHAVTRTVTEWDNTQFSVMTMNPQPLHLDQSFAETTEFGQRVVNSLYTLSLLIGLTVYETTHGTTVANLGFGEIAFPAPVFHGDSIRARTEVLSARPSSSRPTQGVVEFEHQAFNQHDDLVARCRRSALMRRRPA, from the coding sequence ATGGCGACCGAGCGACCGGCGATGGGCCGATGGTTCGAGGATCTCACCCCGGGCATGGTGATCGACCACGCCGTGACCCGCACCGTGACCGAGTGGGACAACACCCAGTTCTCGGTGATGACCATGAACCCCCAGCCCCTGCACCTCGACCAGTCGTTCGCGGAGACGACCGAGTTCGGCCAGCGGGTCGTCAACAGCCTCTACACGCTCTCGCTGCTCATCGGCCTCACCGTGTACGAGACCACCCACGGCACCACCGTGGCCAACCTGGGGTTCGGCGAGATCGCCTTCCCCGCACCGGTGTTCCACGGGGACTCGATACGCGCCCGCACCGAGGTCCTCTCCGCTCGACCGTCGTCGTCACGGCCCACCCAGGGCGTCGTCGAGTTCGAGCACCAGGCGTTCAACCAGCACGACGACCTGGTGGCCCGTTGCCGGCGTTCGGCGCTCATGCGGCGCCGCCCGGCATGA
- a CDS encoding MoaD/ThiS family protein produces MSVTVRVPPVFRTMTGGQTQVPVEGSTVQEVLTNLDAAHQGFSAKLLDDEGNLVRYVNVFVDDDDVRFLDGLSTPVPDGATVSIMQAVAGG; encoded by the coding sequence ATGAGCGTCACCGTCCGCGTGCCCCCCGTCTTTCGCACCATGACCGGCGGGCAGACCCAGGTCCCGGTCGAGGGATCCACGGTCCAGGAGGTCCTCACCAACCTCGACGCCGCCCACCAGGGCTTCTCGGCCAAGTTGCTCGACGACGAGGGCAACCTGGTGCGCTACGTCAACGTCTTCGTCGACGACGACGACGTCCGTTTCCTCGACGGTCTGTCCACGCCGGTGCCCGACGGCGCCACCGTCTCGATCATGCAGGCGGTCGCCGGAGGCTGA